One Betaproteobacteria bacterium genomic window, CGCGTGCGCCCAGTCGGTGAGTGCATCGACCGGCTCGAGCACGCCGAAGAAATTGGGCTGGGGAACGACCAGCGCGGCCACCTCGCGCGCGTCCGATTGCGCCAGCGATTCGGGCGCGATGCAACCGAGGCGGCGGTCGTAGTCGAGCTCGATCAGCTCGATGCCCTGGTTGCGAACGATCGTGCGCACCGTGTCGCGATAAGCGGGATGGATCGTGCGCGGCATGAGTACCTTGCGTACCTTGCGCGCCGACTTGTGCGCCCGCACCGCCATCAGCACCGCTTCGCCCAGCGCGGAAGCGCCGTCGTAGAGGCTGGCGTTGGCCACCTCCATACCGGTCAGCGCCGTCATCATGCTCTGGTACTCGTAGAGCACCTGCAGCGTGCCCTGGCTCGCTTCGGCCTGGTAGGGCGTGTAGGAGGAATAGAACTCGCCACGGGTCGCGAGTTGCCACACCGCTGCCGGCACGTGATGCTCGTAGGCGCCGGCGCCGATGAAGTTGCGATAGCGCCCATCCTGTTCGATCCGCGCCTGCACGAGGCGCATGACTTCGGCCTCGTTCATTCCCTCGTACGCATCCTGAGCGGGCGCGACGCCGAGCTCGGGCGGAATCTCGTCGAACAGCGCGCCGATCGAATCCACGCCGATCGCCGCCAGCATGGCGCGGATTTCGTCTTCGGTGTGCGGAATGAACGGCATCCAGTGTCCTGAGTCAGAAGTTCGCCACCCCCGCGAACGCGGAGGTCCAGACGGGGTCTCGTTCTGGATTCCCGCTTACGCGGGAATGACGAATTACGACGAATTTGCGATTCACCACGCCAGCGGCCGGCAAGCGAGCGTTAAAGCCGCGTCATTCCTTGTCCGCCTCGGCAACTTTCTCGTATGCGGCCGCGTCGAGCAGCCCTGCGACTTCGCCAGGAGCGGAAAGTTTCAGCTTGAAGATCCACGCGCCATAAGCATCCTCGTTGATGCTCTGCGGCGCCGTGTCGAGCCGATCGTTGATGGCGATCACGTCTCCGGACAGTGGCGAATAAATGTCCGCCGCCGCTTTCACCGATTCGATGACGCCGCATTCTTCGCCCTGACCGAGGCTGCGACCCACTTCGGGGTACTGAACGAACACGATATCGCCGAGCTGCTCCTGGGCATGGAAGGTGATGCCGATCGTCGCCGTGCCGTCGGCTTCGATCCGTACCCACTCATGGCTCTGGTTGTATTTGAGATCCGCTGGTGTGCTCATGGCCCGTCTCCGGCGAGGGTATCAAGGATAGAACAGAAACAGCCGGTAGCCGGCGGGTCGCAGGTCGGCCGTATCGAGCGCCAGGCGCACTTCGATTTCGGCCAGCGCCGGCATTGCACTGCTTGCATCCGCCGCACCCGGCAGATAGTCCCGAGGCAGGAAGATGCGCCGTGCGATCGTTTGATCCTGCGCGTTGGTGAGCGTCAATTCGAGCGCCGGGCGCGCTACGTCGATCGAGCCGCGATTGCGCACCGTCGCGGTCAGCACGATGACGTTCGGGCGCGCCGGGTCGGCCTGCAGATCGGACGCCTCGATCGCCAGCAGATCGGGCCGTTCCGGCCACGCCACGGTGCAGCCGACAGCCGCACACATCCGCTCCAGCAGCGGCCGCGATGCGGGCCACGACGCGGCCAGCCGGTCGCGGAAGGCATACGCGAGCTGTGCCGCGAGCAGCAGCACGAGCACCGTCAGGGCGGCGACCCACAGGGCGCGCGCATGAGCCGTCCTCGCAGACGAGCGCGTGTCCGAGAGCTCGTCGTCCAGTCGCACCGACTCGCGCGGATCGATATCGAGCGTGCCTTGCTGCGGCATGCCGAACGCCGTCGCAGCAGCCGCAACGGCCGGCGGCTCGACCAGCAGCCCGGATGCCGGCTCGTCGGCCAGCGTCGCCAGGCTCTTGAACGCATCGAATACGCCGCTGCACTGGCCGCAGCGCACTTTGCCTTGCCGCTGCGTGAGCTGCTCCGGGTTCACGCGAAACGTGGTGGTGCAGGCCGGACAACTCGTCACCATGCTCATGGGCTACCTCTCCCTGCGCCGCCCGGCGAGCGCGATCCAGCCCTCGTCGCGTACCGGCGCGGCCATCTCGTACCAGGGGGCGTAGGCGGCGGCCACCTCGCGCTCCTGGTCTTCCAGAATGCCCGAGAGGACCACATGGCCGCCCGCACGAGTGGCCGCAGCAAGCAGCGGCGCAAGGGCGATCAGCGGATTGGCAAGGATGTTGGCGGCCACGACATCGGCATCGAATGCAGGCTCGCCGCCGGGTGCGGCGAACTCGGCAGCGACTCCATTCTGCATGGCATTGGCACGAGCGGCAACCAGCGCCTGCGGATCGATGTCGATCCCGCGTGCGCTGGCCGCGCCCAGCTTGAGCGCCGCAATCGCGAGGATGCCGGAGCCGCAGCCGTAGTCGAGCACCCGCTCGCCGCCGCGGATGTTGCGCGCGAGCCATTGCAGGCACAGGCGCGTGCTGGGATGGCTGCCGGTGCCGAAG contains:
- the gcvH gene encoding glycine cleavage system protein GcvH, whose protein sequence is MSTPADLKYNQSHEWVRIEADGTATIGITFHAQEQLGDIVFVQYPEVGRSLGQGEECGVIESVKAAADIYSPLSGDVIAINDRLDTAPQSINEDAYGAWIFKLKLSAPGEVAGLLDAAAYEKVAEADKE
- a CDS encoding DUF3426 domain-containing protein, whose protein sequence is MSMVTSCPACTTTFRVNPEQLTQRQGKVRCGQCSGVFDAFKSLATLADEPASGLLVEPPAVAAAATAFGMPQQGTLDIDPRESVRLDDELSDTRSSARTAHARALWVAALTVLVLLLAAQLAYAFRDRLAASWPASRPLLERMCAAVGCTVAWPERPDLLAIEASDLQADPARPNVIVLTATVRNRGSIDVARPALELTLTNAQDQTIARRIFLPRDYLPGAADASSAMPALAEIEVRLALDTADLRPAGYRLFLFYP
- the prmA gene encoding 50S ribosomal protein L11 methyltransferase, which codes for MPFRSLSFTLPGNRVDALTDALLAAGALSVDVADAHGGTPLEQAAFAEPGAVARPWERSRVNVLFATQADAGEALACACRACAIELPADLAQTDVDDQDWVRLTQAQFQPIRITSRLWVVPTWERAPDPNAINLVLDPGAAFGTGSHPSTRLCLQWLARNIRGGERVLDYGCGSGILAIAALKLGAASARGIDIDPQALVAARANAMQNGVAAEFAAPGGEPAFDADVVAANILANPLIALAPLLAAATRAGGHVVLSGILEDQEREVAAAYAPWYEMAAPVRDEGWIALAGRRRER